The following are encoded in a window of Egibacteraceae bacterium genomic DNA:
- a CDS encoding plastocyanin/azurin family copper-binding protein, which translates to MMLMGPWLVLIVVGVIAAVWASQRRSDDRDDVAVQVLDRRLAEGDLTVEEHAQRSQGLHERGSVSVSRSGGWGGPVAAIAAATLVVILLIWFGMTSWGGGGWMGGHMGWRGSTSSTTQVVDGAREVDVEAGELWFDPATIQVTAGEPVNLRLVNTGEAFHDLTVPGADVVLAAEAGEQASGAGEFTELGRYEFYCSVPGHAQGGMRGTIEVTAAD; encoded by the coding sequence ATGATGCTGATGGGACCGTGGCTCGTGCTGATCGTGGTGGGCGTCATCGCCGCCGTGTGGGCGTCCCAGCGGCGCAGTGACGACCGTGACGATGTCGCCGTACAGGTACTGGACCGGCGGCTGGCCGAGGGTGACCTGACCGTCGAGGAGCACGCGCAACGAAGCCAGGGCCTGCACGAGCGCGGCTCCGTCTCGGTGTCTCGGTCGGGTGGGTGGGGCGGGCCCGTCGCGGCCATCGCGGCGGCCACGCTCGTCGTGATCCTGCTCATCTGGTTCGGGATGACGAGCTGGGGCGGCGGGGGATGGATGGGCGGCCACATGGGGTGGCGCGGCTCGACGTCGTCGACCACGCAGGTCGTCGATGGCGCCCGCGAGGTCGACGTCGAGGCAGGCGAGCTGTGGTTCGACCCCGCCACCATCCAGGTGACGGCGGGTGAGCCGGTCAACCTTCGGCTGGTCAACACCGGCGAGGCGTTCCACGACCTGACGGTGCCCGGCGCCGATGTGGTGCTGGCGGCCGAGGCCGGCGAGCAGGCTTCCGGCGCCGGCGAGTTCACCGAGCTGGGACGGTACGAGTTCTACTGCAGCGTCCCCGGCCACGCCCAAGGCGGGATGCGCGGAACGATCGAGGTCACCGCGGCCGACTGA
- a CDS encoding cytochrome c: MLAVVAVVATVAAACGNRGFDPDPDVVARGEQLYAASCVQCHGGPTGGQISDIPPRHNAQGHTWHHADCLLTDIVLDGLPPRPGASGDEIMPAFRGELTEPEVDAILTYLKTWWTDEQRQAQAEVTAAECPGE; the protein is encoded by the coding sequence GTGCTGGCGGTCGTGGCCGTGGTTGCGACCGTCGCTGCGGCATGCGGCAACCGCGGGTTCGACCCGGACCCCGATGTGGTCGCCCGCGGCGAGCAGCTGTACGCCGCATCGTGCGTGCAGTGCCACGGAGGTCCGACCGGCGGGCAGATCAGTGACATCCCGCCCCGCCACAACGCCCAGGGACACACCTGGCACCACGCCGACTGCCTGCTCACCGACATCGTGCTCGACGGGCTCCCACCACGTCCGGGTGCGTCCGGCGACGAGATCATGCCGGCGTTCCGCGGCGAGCTCACCGAGCCTGAGGTCGACGCGATCCTGACCTACCTCAAGACCTGGTGGACCGACGAGCAACGGCAGGCCCAGGCCGAGGTGACCGCGGCCGAGTGTCCCGGCGAGTGA